The following are encoded in a window of Amaranthus tricolor cultivar Red isolate AtriRed21 chromosome 2, ASM2621246v1, whole genome shotgun sequence genomic DNA:
- the LOC130806383 gene encoding F-box protein CPR1-like, which yields MALSLQRYTWTNATSRFTQLLKERSRKQREKSMLIPIKNVDHLPENLIVEILSWLPMKDLMRYKTINKSWYAIISSPDFVSKHLKNYYKNNDDWRGCLLVQHYVTHAELQVFELFLDEITGVSLADEVLYSMPLYSSYISGPCDGLYYIYQYDFSGRALWNPALDEIRYLPKLICKPDLPPTFTYSNYEVYGFGSDPVTGDYKVVVIKGYWPTDDDSDVKHPLSVLVYSLRTNLWKYCGDLAKAYDLESNKCYIFVSGCCYWLGSYENTSDVIVCFDMATDAFKEIHVPDYAQPCTKCLAVYDDSLAFLSLHDDKNLDIWTWNEGSWTKTLSVGPFPDVRGPIGHWKDNRLILQCEDGKLVMLDQDDNQGLKDIGFQNNRWCEGVYAYMESLVSIKDKNESAQPEEEDAEDNQTEEVKVEDKQTKEVEADDEVDVNVSALFD from the exons ATGGCCCTCTCTTTGCAACGTTACACTTGGACAAATGCCACCAGTCGTTTCACTCAACTTTTGAAAGAAAG AAGTAGGAAACAAAGAGAGAAGTCAATGTTAATACCAATAAAAAATGTAGATCATTTGCCTGAGAATCTGATTGTTGAGATTCTATCTTGGTTACCAATGAAAGATCTTATGCGGTACAAGACTATAAACAAATCATGGTATGCTATAATTTCGAGCCCTGATTTCGTTTCTAAACATCTTAAAAACTACTATAAGAATAATGATGATTGGCGCGGTTGCCTGCTTGTTCAACATTATGTTACTCATGCTGAACTTCAAGTGTTTGAGTTGTTTCTTGATGAAATTACTGGAGTTAGTTTAGCTGATGAAGTGTTGTATAGCATGCCCTTGTACAGTTCATATATCAGTGGCCCTTGTGATggattgtattatatatatcaGTATGATTTTAGTGGTCGTGCTTTGTGGAATCCGGCTCTTGATGAGATAAGATACTTGCCTAAATTAATTTGTAAGCCAGATCTTCCACCCACTTTCACTTATTCTAATTATGAAGTGTATGGATTTGGGTCGGATCCTGTTACTGGAGACTATAAGGTGGTTGTTATTAAAGGTTATTGGCCAACCGATGATGATAGTGATGTCAAGCATCCTTTATCGGTCCTTGTATATTCATTGAGGACTAATTTGTGGAAATACTGTGGAGATTTGGCTAAAGCATATGATTTAGAAAGCAATAAATGTTACATCTTTGTGAGTGGATGTTGTTATTGGTTGGGATCATACGAAAATACTTCTGATGTAATTGTTTGCTTTGATATGGCAACTGATGCGTTTAAGGAGATTCATGTTCCTGATTATGCACAACCATGTACTAAGTGTCTAGCAGTGTATGATGATTCTCTTGCTTTTTTGTCTCTTCATGATGACAAAAATTTGGATATTTGGACTTGGAATGAAGGGTCTTGGACCAAGACATTAAGTGTGGGACCTTTTCCTGATGTTCGGGGTCCCATTGGTCACTGGAAGGATAATAGGCTCATACTGCAATGTGAAGATGGTAAGCTAGTCATGCTTGATCAGGATGATAATCAAGGATTAAAGGATATTGGATTTCAGAACAATAGGTGGTGTGAAGGGGTTTATGCGTACATGGAGAGTTTGGTTTCCATCAAAGATAAGAATGAGTCGGCTCAGCCTGAGGAAGAAGATGCTGAGGATAACCAAACCGAGGAAGTAAAAGTTGAGGATAAACAAACCAAGGAAGTAGaagctgatgatgaagttgacGTCAATGTTTCAGCTTTGTTTGATTGA
- the LOC130805750 gene encoding uncharacterized protein LOC130805750 encodes MEHSQVYRMLKSGDLRSHKNSIKPKLSHEHKHRRLNFISSQIILPTVNTLPKFSLMYNVVHIDEKWFFMSRETQGFYLFTWEEEEPYRCVQNKNFIGKVMFIAVVARPLVNTNGDILWDGKIGIFPFIETQMAIRSSSNKAAGTPELKAITRVTRDVIREKLTAEVLPAIRSKWPANGVGDIWIQQDNARPHILTTDHAFNEAATQDGFNIRLVFQPASSLDMNILDLSLFNALQSI; translated from the coding sequence atggaACATTCACAAGTATATAGAATGTTAAAATCTGGAGACCTTAGATCCCACAAAAATTCCATCAAACCAAAGCTTTCACATGAACACAAACATAGAAGACTTAACTTCATTTCGTCTCAAATTATCCTGCCAACTGTTAACACATTACCAAAATTCAGTTTGATGTACAACGTCGTACACATTGATGAGAAGTGGTTTTTTATGAGCAGAGAGACACAAGGATTTTACTTATTCACATGGGAAGAGGAAGAGCCATATAGATGTGTTCAAAACAAGAATTTCATAGGAAAGGTTATGTTCATAGCTGTTGTTGCTAGGCCACTTGTTAACACTAACGGGGACATATTGTGGGATGGGAAAATAGGCATCTTCCCTTTTATAGAGACACAAATGGCAATCAGAAGTTCAAGCAACAAGGCAGCAGGTACACCAGAATTGAAAGCAATTACAAGAGTCACAAGGGATGTTATCAGGGAAAAGTTAACTGCTGAAGTGTTACCAGCAATCAGATCAAAATGGCCAGCAAATGGAGTTGGGGACATATGGATTCAGCAAGACAATGCAAGGCCACACATATTAACAACTGATCATGCATTTAATGAAGCTGCAACACAAGATGGGTTCAATATTAGGCTAGTTTTCCAACCAGCTTCTAGTCTTGACATGAACATTTTGGATTTAAGTCTTTTTAATGCTCTTCAGTCAATTTAA